From a single Capsicum annuum cultivar UCD-10X-F1 chromosome 12, UCD10Xv1.1, whole genome shotgun sequence genomic region:
- the LOC107850674 gene encoding mechanosensitive ion channel protein 2, chloroplastic isoform X1, with the protein MVTAGSLQLSHYLGTCKNHERLNKYSPIQSTLGRSRWHSCPTNLSSFSSFSVLLHIPQQDSWSILHLKGLQVKKHVLPYRSNLFKCNSFLRPDQAFDVSVKNAAIILKRSYNSLQGSPHVLKLLPAIGILGFALWCLSPLLRQSRNLLLHKSDNSWGKSGTYHVMTFYLQPLLLWTGAMLVCRALDPMMLPTEASQIVKQRLLNFVKSLSTVLAFAYCLSSVIQQAQKFFMESSDANDTRNIGFQFAGRAVYSAVWVAAASLFMELLGFSTQKWLTAGGLGTVLLTLAGREIFTNFLSSIMIHATRPFVLNEWIQTKIEGYEVSGTVEHVGWWSPTIIRGEDREAIHIPNHKFTVNVVRNLTQKTHWRIKTHLAISHLDVSKINNIVADMRKVLAKNPQVDQQRLHRRVFLENVNPENQALLILISCFVKTSHFEEYLCVKEAILLDLLRVIRHHRARLATPIRTVQKIYSDADLENMPYDSAFNRGAASTRPLLLIEPSYKINGEDRSKGRPIRVNGEEDTKEKAAMKAARDSKVETKSGPASDPKTKETLPALSHGKDVPISDLKIDPKVDKMAFAESKDDTKTSLDPKPSKATVKNTSKAESKSAEVGTSDSKDLPENISSIKQVKKVSQGSGRSTSVVDNSATSPSDVRGKTGSVLSTSQSKREDEKPQVTQPSVPSKPALEENIVLGVALEGSKRMLPIEEEISPSPNPAESKEMATSRSGNASTVAEKDKQDGQRSNRPNSAAPDQSGKRPSTGN; encoded by the exons ATGGTTACTGCTGGTTCTTTGCAGTTGTCCCATTATTTGGGAACTTGCAAGAACCACGAGCGCCTTAACAAATATTCACCTATACAG AGCACACTTGGAAGAAGTAGGTGGCATTCTTGTCCCACGAATCTGTCCTCTTTTTCATCG TTTTCTGTTTTGTTACATATTCCGCAGCAGGATTCTTGGAGTATCCTTCACTTAAAAGGATTGCAAGTGAAGAAACATGTACTCCCATATAGAAGCAATTTGTTCAAGTGTAATTCGTTCCTAAGACCTGACCAAGCTTTTGACGTTTCTGTAAAGAATGCTGCTATTATACTGAAAAG ATCATACAATAGTTTACAAGGCAGCCCACATGTGCTTAAGTTGCTTCCAGCAATTGGAATCCTTGGTTTTGCACTTTGGTGTCTTTCACCACTACTGCGTCAAAGTAGAAACTTACTCCTCCAT AAGAGCGATAACAGCTGGGGAAAGAGTGGTACATATCATGTAATGACCTTTTATCTTCAACCTTTGCTGTTGTGGACTGGGGCAATGCTTGTCTGCAG AGCATTGGACCCTATGATGCTACCCACAGAAGCTAGTCAAATTGTTAAACAGCGACTTCTAAATTTTGTGAAGTCATTGTCTACTGTGCTAGCCTTTGCATATTGTTTGTCCAG TGTTATTCAACAAGCACAGAAGTTTTTCATGGAGTCTAGTGATGCCAATGATACTAGAAAT ATTGGCTTCCAGTTTGCTGGTAGAGCTGTTTATTCTGCAGTGTGGGTCGCAGCTGCGTCATTGTTCATGGAGTTGCTGGGTTTCTCTACACAGAAATGGTTAACTGCAGGAGGGCTTGGGACAGTCTTGCTGACTCTTGCTGGACGTGAG ATATTCACCAATTTTCTTTCAAGCATCATGATCCATGCCACACGTCCATTTGTTCTTAACGAGTGGATTCAAACCAAGATTGAAGGCTATGAAGTTTCGGGCACAGTTGAG CATGTGGGTTGGTGGTCCCCCACAATCATAAGAGGCGAGGATCGGGAGGCTATTCATATTCCAAACCACAAGTTTACGGTTAATGTTGTCAGAAATCTGACTCAGAAAACTCATTGGCGTATTAAAACTCACCTAGCTATCAGTCATTTGGATGTCAGTAAGATAAAT AATATTGTAGCTGACATGCGCAAAGTTTTGGCAAAGAATCCCCAAGTTGATCAACAGAGGTTGCATAGAAGAGTATTCCTGGAGAATGTCAACCCTGAAAATCAAGCCCTGTTG ATCTTAATATCCTGCTTTGTCAAGACATCACACTTTGAAGAATACTTGTGCGTCAAG GAAGCTATTTTGTTAGATCTTCTCAGAGTTATTCGACATCACCGAGCTAGGCTTGCCACTCCCATCCGTACGGTTCAGAAAATATACAGTGATGCTGACTTGGAAAACATGCCATATGATTCTGCCTTCAATCGTGGAGCAGCATCAACTCGTCCATTGCTACTGATTGAGCCATCTTATAAGATCAATGGGGAAGATCGCTCAAAAGGTCGGCCAATTCGTGTGAATGGTGAAGAAGATACCAAGGAAAAGGCAGCAATGAAAGCAGCACGTGACAGCAAGGTTGAAACGAAGAGTGGACCTGCATCTGATCCTAAAACCAAAGAAACACTTCCAGCTCTCTCTCATGGCAAGGATGTGCCAATTTCTGACTTGAAAATTGATCCCAAAGTTGACAAAATGGCGTTTGCTGAATCCAAAGATGACACTAAAACGTCGTTGGATCCAAAACCGAGTAAGGCAACAGTGAAAAACACTTCAAAAGCCGAGTCAAAGTCTGCAGAAGTTGGTACATCTGATTCCAAAGATCTTCCAGAGAACATTTCTAGCATCAAGCAAGTTAAGAAGGTGAGCCAGGGAAGTGGTCGCTCGACCAGTGTAGTTGATAATTCGGCAACTTCTCCATCAGATGTTAGAGGAAAAACAGGCAGTGTCCTATCTACTTCACAATCTAAAAGAGAGGACGAAAAACCACAAGTCACACAACCATCTGTGCCATCAAAACCTGCATTAGAAGAGAACATAGTTCTTGGTGTTGCTCTCGAGGGTTCGAAAAGAATGCTTCCAATTGAAGAAGAGATATCACCATCTCCAAATCCAGCTGAATCCAAGGAAATGGCAACTAGCCGTAGCGGCAATGCTTCTACCGTTGCAGAGAAAGATAAACAAGATGGACAACGTTCTAACCGTCCTAATTCTGCAGCTCCAGATCAGTCGGGTAAACGGCCCTCTACCGGAAATTGA
- the LOC107850674 gene encoding mechanosensitive ion channel protein 2, chloroplastic isoform X2: MVTAGSLQLSHYLGTCKNHERLNKYSPIQSTLGRSRWHSCPTNLSSFSSQDSWSILHLKGLQVKKHVLPYRSNLFKCNSFLRPDQAFDVSVKNAAIILKRSYNSLQGSPHVLKLLPAIGILGFALWCLSPLLRQSRNLLLHKSDNSWGKSGTYHVMTFYLQPLLLWTGAMLVCRALDPMMLPTEASQIVKQRLLNFVKSLSTVLAFAYCLSSVIQQAQKFFMESSDANDTRNIGFQFAGRAVYSAVWVAAASLFMELLGFSTQKWLTAGGLGTVLLTLAGREIFTNFLSSIMIHATRPFVLNEWIQTKIEGYEVSGTVEHVGWWSPTIIRGEDREAIHIPNHKFTVNVVRNLTQKTHWRIKTHLAISHLDVSKINNIVADMRKVLAKNPQVDQQRLHRRVFLENVNPENQALLILISCFVKTSHFEEYLCVKEAILLDLLRVIRHHRARLATPIRTVQKIYSDADLENMPYDSAFNRGAASTRPLLLIEPSYKINGEDRSKGRPIRVNGEEDTKEKAAMKAARDSKVETKSGPASDPKTKETLPALSHGKDVPISDLKIDPKVDKMAFAESKDDTKTSLDPKPSKATVKNTSKAESKSAEVGTSDSKDLPENISSIKQVKKVSQGSGRSTSVVDNSATSPSDVRGKTGSVLSTSQSKREDEKPQVTQPSVPSKPALEENIVLGVALEGSKRMLPIEEEISPSPNPAESKEMATSRSGNASTVAEKDKQDGQRSNRPNSAAPDQSGKRPSTGN; this comes from the exons ATGGTTACTGCTGGTTCTTTGCAGTTGTCCCATTATTTGGGAACTTGCAAGAACCACGAGCGCCTTAACAAATATTCACCTATACAG AGCACACTTGGAAGAAGTAGGTGGCATTCTTGTCCCACGAATCTGTCCTCTTTTTCATCG CAGGATTCTTGGAGTATCCTTCACTTAAAAGGATTGCAAGTGAAGAAACATGTACTCCCATATAGAAGCAATTTGTTCAAGTGTAATTCGTTCCTAAGACCTGACCAAGCTTTTGACGTTTCTGTAAAGAATGCTGCTATTATACTGAAAAG ATCATACAATAGTTTACAAGGCAGCCCACATGTGCTTAAGTTGCTTCCAGCAATTGGAATCCTTGGTTTTGCACTTTGGTGTCTTTCACCACTACTGCGTCAAAGTAGAAACTTACTCCTCCAT AAGAGCGATAACAGCTGGGGAAAGAGTGGTACATATCATGTAATGACCTTTTATCTTCAACCTTTGCTGTTGTGGACTGGGGCAATGCTTGTCTGCAG AGCATTGGACCCTATGATGCTACCCACAGAAGCTAGTCAAATTGTTAAACAGCGACTTCTAAATTTTGTGAAGTCATTGTCTACTGTGCTAGCCTTTGCATATTGTTTGTCCAG TGTTATTCAACAAGCACAGAAGTTTTTCATGGAGTCTAGTGATGCCAATGATACTAGAAAT ATTGGCTTCCAGTTTGCTGGTAGAGCTGTTTATTCTGCAGTGTGGGTCGCAGCTGCGTCATTGTTCATGGAGTTGCTGGGTTTCTCTACACAGAAATGGTTAACTGCAGGAGGGCTTGGGACAGTCTTGCTGACTCTTGCTGGACGTGAG ATATTCACCAATTTTCTTTCAAGCATCATGATCCATGCCACACGTCCATTTGTTCTTAACGAGTGGATTCAAACCAAGATTGAAGGCTATGAAGTTTCGGGCACAGTTGAG CATGTGGGTTGGTGGTCCCCCACAATCATAAGAGGCGAGGATCGGGAGGCTATTCATATTCCAAACCACAAGTTTACGGTTAATGTTGTCAGAAATCTGACTCAGAAAACTCATTGGCGTATTAAAACTCACCTAGCTATCAGTCATTTGGATGTCAGTAAGATAAAT AATATTGTAGCTGACATGCGCAAAGTTTTGGCAAAGAATCCCCAAGTTGATCAACAGAGGTTGCATAGAAGAGTATTCCTGGAGAATGTCAACCCTGAAAATCAAGCCCTGTTG ATCTTAATATCCTGCTTTGTCAAGACATCACACTTTGAAGAATACTTGTGCGTCAAG GAAGCTATTTTGTTAGATCTTCTCAGAGTTATTCGACATCACCGAGCTAGGCTTGCCACTCCCATCCGTACGGTTCAGAAAATATACAGTGATGCTGACTTGGAAAACATGCCATATGATTCTGCCTTCAATCGTGGAGCAGCATCAACTCGTCCATTGCTACTGATTGAGCCATCTTATAAGATCAATGGGGAAGATCGCTCAAAAGGTCGGCCAATTCGTGTGAATGGTGAAGAAGATACCAAGGAAAAGGCAGCAATGAAAGCAGCACGTGACAGCAAGGTTGAAACGAAGAGTGGACCTGCATCTGATCCTAAAACCAAAGAAACACTTCCAGCTCTCTCTCATGGCAAGGATGTGCCAATTTCTGACTTGAAAATTGATCCCAAAGTTGACAAAATGGCGTTTGCTGAATCCAAAGATGACACTAAAACGTCGTTGGATCCAAAACCGAGTAAGGCAACAGTGAAAAACACTTCAAAAGCCGAGTCAAAGTCTGCAGAAGTTGGTACATCTGATTCCAAAGATCTTCCAGAGAACATTTCTAGCATCAAGCAAGTTAAGAAGGTGAGCCAGGGAAGTGGTCGCTCGACCAGTGTAGTTGATAATTCGGCAACTTCTCCATCAGATGTTAGAGGAAAAACAGGCAGTGTCCTATCTACTTCACAATCTAAAAGAGAGGACGAAAAACCACAAGTCACACAACCATCTGTGCCATCAAAACCTGCATTAGAAGAGAACATAGTTCTTGGTGTTGCTCTCGAGGGTTCGAAAAGAATGCTTCCAATTGAAGAAGAGATATCACCATCTCCAAATCCAGCTGAATCCAAGGAAATGGCAACTAGCCGTAGCGGCAATGCTTCTACCGTTGCAGAGAAAGATAAACAAGATGGACAACGTTCTAACCGTCCTAATTCTGCAGCTCCAGATCAGTCGGGTAAACGGCCCTCTACCGGAAATTGA
- the LOC107850674 gene encoding mechanosensitive ion channel protein 2, chloroplastic isoform X3: MVTAGSLQLSHYLGTCKNHERLNKYSPIQSTLGRSRWHSCPTNLSSFSSDSWSILHLKGLQVKKHVLPYRSNLFKCNSFLRPDQAFDVSVKNAAIILKRSYNSLQGSPHVLKLLPAIGILGFALWCLSPLLRQSRNLLLHKSDNSWGKSGTYHVMTFYLQPLLLWTGAMLVCRALDPMMLPTEASQIVKQRLLNFVKSLSTVLAFAYCLSSVIQQAQKFFMESSDANDTRNIGFQFAGRAVYSAVWVAAASLFMELLGFSTQKWLTAGGLGTVLLTLAGREIFTNFLSSIMIHATRPFVLNEWIQTKIEGYEVSGTVEHVGWWSPTIIRGEDREAIHIPNHKFTVNVVRNLTQKTHWRIKTHLAISHLDVSKINNIVADMRKVLAKNPQVDQQRLHRRVFLENVNPENQALLILISCFVKTSHFEEYLCVKEAILLDLLRVIRHHRARLATPIRTVQKIYSDADLENMPYDSAFNRGAASTRPLLLIEPSYKINGEDRSKGRPIRVNGEEDTKEKAAMKAARDSKVETKSGPASDPKTKETLPALSHGKDVPISDLKIDPKVDKMAFAESKDDTKTSLDPKPSKATVKNTSKAESKSAEVGTSDSKDLPENISSIKQVKKVSQGSGRSTSVVDNSATSPSDVRGKTGSVLSTSQSKREDEKPQVTQPSVPSKPALEENIVLGVALEGSKRMLPIEEEISPSPNPAESKEMATSRSGNASTVAEKDKQDGQRSNRPNSAAPDQSGKRPSTGN; this comes from the exons ATGGTTACTGCTGGTTCTTTGCAGTTGTCCCATTATTTGGGAACTTGCAAGAACCACGAGCGCCTTAACAAATATTCACCTATACAG AGCACACTTGGAAGAAGTAGGTGGCATTCTTGTCCCACGAATCTGTCCTCTTTTTCATCG GATTCTTGGAGTATCCTTCACTTAAAAGGATTGCAAGTGAAGAAACATGTACTCCCATATAGAAGCAATTTGTTCAAGTGTAATTCGTTCCTAAGACCTGACCAAGCTTTTGACGTTTCTGTAAAGAATGCTGCTATTATACTGAAAAG ATCATACAATAGTTTACAAGGCAGCCCACATGTGCTTAAGTTGCTTCCAGCAATTGGAATCCTTGGTTTTGCACTTTGGTGTCTTTCACCACTACTGCGTCAAAGTAGAAACTTACTCCTCCAT AAGAGCGATAACAGCTGGGGAAAGAGTGGTACATATCATGTAATGACCTTTTATCTTCAACCTTTGCTGTTGTGGACTGGGGCAATGCTTGTCTGCAG AGCATTGGACCCTATGATGCTACCCACAGAAGCTAGTCAAATTGTTAAACAGCGACTTCTAAATTTTGTGAAGTCATTGTCTACTGTGCTAGCCTTTGCATATTGTTTGTCCAG TGTTATTCAACAAGCACAGAAGTTTTTCATGGAGTCTAGTGATGCCAATGATACTAGAAAT ATTGGCTTCCAGTTTGCTGGTAGAGCTGTTTATTCTGCAGTGTGGGTCGCAGCTGCGTCATTGTTCATGGAGTTGCTGGGTTTCTCTACACAGAAATGGTTAACTGCAGGAGGGCTTGGGACAGTCTTGCTGACTCTTGCTGGACGTGAG ATATTCACCAATTTTCTTTCAAGCATCATGATCCATGCCACACGTCCATTTGTTCTTAACGAGTGGATTCAAACCAAGATTGAAGGCTATGAAGTTTCGGGCACAGTTGAG CATGTGGGTTGGTGGTCCCCCACAATCATAAGAGGCGAGGATCGGGAGGCTATTCATATTCCAAACCACAAGTTTACGGTTAATGTTGTCAGAAATCTGACTCAGAAAACTCATTGGCGTATTAAAACTCACCTAGCTATCAGTCATTTGGATGTCAGTAAGATAAAT AATATTGTAGCTGACATGCGCAAAGTTTTGGCAAAGAATCCCCAAGTTGATCAACAGAGGTTGCATAGAAGAGTATTCCTGGAGAATGTCAACCCTGAAAATCAAGCCCTGTTG ATCTTAATATCCTGCTTTGTCAAGACATCACACTTTGAAGAATACTTGTGCGTCAAG GAAGCTATTTTGTTAGATCTTCTCAGAGTTATTCGACATCACCGAGCTAGGCTTGCCACTCCCATCCGTACGGTTCAGAAAATATACAGTGATGCTGACTTGGAAAACATGCCATATGATTCTGCCTTCAATCGTGGAGCAGCATCAACTCGTCCATTGCTACTGATTGAGCCATCTTATAAGATCAATGGGGAAGATCGCTCAAAAGGTCGGCCAATTCGTGTGAATGGTGAAGAAGATACCAAGGAAAAGGCAGCAATGAAAGCAGCACGTGACAGCAAGGTTGAAACGAAGAGTGGACCTGCATCTGATCCTAAAACCAAAGAAACACTTCCAGCTCTCTCTCATGGCAAGGATGTGCCAATTTCTGACTTGAAAATTGATCCCAAAGTTGACAAAATGGCGTTTGCTGAATCCAAAGATGACACTAAAACGTCGTTGGATCCAAAACCGAGTAAGGCAACAGTGAAAAACACTTCAAAAGCCGAGTCAAAGTCTGCAGAAGTTGGTACATCTGATTCCAAAGATCTTCCAGAGAACATTTCTAGCATCAAGCAAGTTAAGAAGGTGAGCCAGGGAAGTGGTCGCTCGACCAGTGTAGTTGATAATTCGGCAACTTCTCCATCAGATGTTAGAGGAAAAACAGGCAGTGTCCTATCTACTTCACAATCTAAAAGAGAGGACGAAAAACCACAAGTCACACAACCATCTGTGCCATCAAAACCTGCATTAGAAGAGAACATAGTTCTTGGTGTTGCTCTCGAGGGTTCGAAAAGAATGCTTCCAATTGAAGAAGAGATATCACCATCTCCAAATCCAGCTGAATCCAAGGAAATGGCAACTAGCCGTAGCGGCAATGCTTCTACCGTTGCAGAGAAAGATAAACAAGATGGACAACGTTCTAACCGTCCTAATTCTGCAGCTCCAGATCAGTCGGGTAAACGGCCCTCTACCGGAAATTGA